The DNA window CGGTTTCCCTTCGGCACCTCGGTGACTCGTGGTCACCGATACACCTAACGCGCATCGTTTACGGCTGGGACTACCCGGGTATCTAATCCGGTTTGCTCCCCCAGCTTTCGTCCCTCACTGTCGGAGCCGTTCTGGTGAGACGCCTACGCCACAGGTGGTCCCCCAAGGATTACAGGATTTCACTCCTACCCCTGGAGTACCTCTCACCTCTCCCGGTCCCTAGATTGCCAGTATCCCTTAAACGCCTGTCGGTTAAGCCGACAGATTTCCCAAGAGACTTAACAACCAAGCTACGGACGCTTTAAGCCCAGTAATAGTGGCCACCACTCGAGCCGCCGGTATTACCGCGGCGGCTGGCACCGGTCTTGCCCGGCCCTTTCTTCACCTGTTTTTTAAGCAGATGGACAGCCCGCGTTTACGGGCACTCGGAGTTCCCTTATCACGGTTTCCCGCATTGTAAAGTTTTCGCGCCTGCTGCGCCCCGTAGGGCCTGGATTCGTGTCTCAGAATCCATCTCCGGGCTCTTGCTCCCACAACCCGTACCGATCAATGGCTTGTTGGGCCGTTACCCCAACAACTACCTAATCGGCCGCAGACCCATCCTAAGGCGATGAATCTTTTATCTATAGGACATTCCAGTCTCCATAGACTATGGGGTATTATCCCCAGTTTCCCGGGGTTATCCCCCACCTTAGGGTAGGTTATCCACGTGTTACTGAGCAGTATGCCGAGGTCTTGCACCTCTCGACTCGCATGGCTTAATCGAACTCCGATAGCAGTGGCCTCTGGCAGGATCAACCAGAATTAAGTTGAAATACACACTATACTATCTGAAATTTTATGGAATTGGCAGTTACTAAACAAAATTCCACATTGCCAGTATCAATGTCAGAACCGATCCCGAAACACGCCGGGGAACTCGATTCTCCATCACAGAGGGTAATATTCTATGGTATTACCGTAAACTATCTGCACTCTCATGCAGACGGTTGCTCGCGGTCGTTGTTTGTTACAACGCGAGATACTTATGTTGAACGCTGAGGCATATATACCTTAGTATCAATCGATTCATTGAAGCAAACGATACATGCGCTCTTCACAATCACTCGCATTCCATTACAACGCGAGATACTTATGTTGAACGCTCGGACATATATACTTTACTTCAAATCCCGATTCGTCGAATCGGAGTCTGAAGACGTCCTTCACAATCACTCGTGTCGACTTCGCAACGCGAGATACTTATGTTGCATGTTGATACTTATATAAGTTATTCTGAATTCCAAGGATCTGAACCGGAATTGCAGGAATTGGCCAGCATCATCTATCTTGAGGTATTTCTTACGCGCGATGATATCCTGATTCACACTCAATGATTCCTAAAGGTGAATTGATTTTTATCACCTACATTTCTTGAGATATGTCATATCTATGAGAACTCTCTACGACCATGTGATTGACCTTCCAGTATGCCTTTTGGATTTTTAACGCTAATAAAATAGAATGATATGACCAGATCTTTGCTTTGATTCAGCACCACGGTTACGATCTCTCACAGCTCGATCTCTCCTGTTGTTCGATCGATACAACCACGATCCCCGGAAAAAAAGGGGATTGTTAGGGTTTGATGGACATCATCGAATTCAAGGCAGCAAAATGAGTGTTCTGGTCGAACGACACTGCAGACCGCTTGCATGCATCATCGTTCCAGCGAACGTACATTATGTGATGACATATCTCATCCGACGTTGATAGCGTTCAGAATTCAAAGGTTGATTGGAAGCCGATCACATGACCAAAGGAGATCCTCGCAGATGCAGCGTACGATTCCATAGCCATCAGACCAACCAATCGTAGACGCGGAATTAAGACGATGATTCCAGTCAATCGGAGAAATCGCAGGCGATCAAAAGGAGGGAGAGCGTATCGATTTGATCCAGAAATTTATCGCTACCGAGGAGCGGTTGAACGGTTCTTTAACTGGATAAAGGCATTCAGAAAGATCTCACCCAGATATAAACGACTCGAAGAATCATTTCGAGAGCCGGTCATCATCGCCTGTGTACTAATACTTTGGAGAGTTTTAGGATGAGATCCAGATAAAAAACTACCAATCAATTAGATCCATGAATTCTAGATTCTCCTAAAGAAAACAGGTAAACCAATATCAATTATTGAACTAATAAACCCAAATAGGATTTTGGAACAGATCATAAGGAGAGATTCCACAAGATGTGGATCAATGATATCTATCACGAGTTTCTCATGCAGAGAATGCGATAATTCTCACTCTCCACATAACTCAGTTTTAACCAATGTTTTATGCTTAACAATCTGATGAATTGTATAGGAAAGTTCAGCAAATTGGGCATCGGAGTTCCCACCCCCTGAACATAATAATCATCACTGCCATCCAATTTGGTTATCAGCGTGATCATAACACTCTCCTCTCTGCCCATACCCGTGAAAAGAATTAAGGAGATACTATCACTCATTCTGATATTTCGTAGTAATTCGATCCCAAAAATTCAGGTCATCCAACAATCAGTGGTAGCATGCCAAAAGTGATGTAAAAGTAAAAAGGCCCTGTATCCAACCTAGAATTAGAGAAAGGTGAAACAGTGCCAAGATACCATTATCGTTTATTGAAGATTATCTTTCCGACAAAGACGAAAGGATGCGCAGTCTCATCACCTGGTTTAATATGAAAATCGGGAACTCGCCGGTTCCCCCTGAAATTTTCATCTAGAATGCTTGTGGCCTTTGGCATTGTGTCTGTTTTTGAACTAGGTGATGCAGATCGAAGCCCATCAACAAGTGGGTGCCAATCCCTATGAACGAACCTCAAACAAGAAACTGCCATCGAAACGGTTCTCGATCCCGATCCCTTACGACTAGGTATGGGGATGTTACTCTCACAAAACCTCAGTTTCGGGAGAAACCCTTCGAGACTCAGATCTTCGGGTGATACGCCCGGGTCGAGAAGGCACTGGTGAACTCTATCGCCGAATCGTATTTACAGGGACGATAGTCGAGAATATCTATGATTTTCGCTGGGTTTCAACCAGGAAAGTTCAGGAGATCGTCGCGCATCTGGTATGGAACAACTCTCTCCATCCTCGGTTTCACGAATCTCACACGATCTCGACGATCAGGTGAAGGCTTTTCTCAATCGGCTGATTGAACAACCGATTCCTTACCTTTACGTCGATGCATCGTATTTTAGGTTTGAGATGGGCCCAGATATGTCTCCAAGGCACTTCTGGCGACAGCCGGAGTTCGGGAGGATGGATATCGAGAGATTCTGGGAGCCCAAATTGCGGGGTTTGAGAATACATCCTTCTGGTCAGGGCTCTTCGATGAGATGAAAGAACGAGGATTGAAAGGCGTACAACTGGTCATCTCTGATGGTCATCAGGGAATCCAGACGGCAATTTCTACGGCATTTCTAGGAGCATCATGGCAAATGTGTGAGGTGCATACAACCAGAACTGTTTTGAGGAATATCCCGAAAAAAGATCAGCGGGAGGTTGCTGAACAACTCAGGGAAGTATATGGATCCGAACTGAAACTTGAGGAAGTTGCCGATTCACTGAATTTACAAGGATACCGGAGAGCTGCCAATATCATCGAGTAATTCCTTCCAGGACTCCTGAACTACACGGCATTCCCCAAACAGCACCACCACAAAAGGATTCAAACAATGAATGTTATCAGTACTTAGCTAATTTTGCTCCGTGTCTTTTTCATTCATCAGCGTTCCAAGTCTCCTTCAGTTATACTGGGTTTCTGAGGGCAGGAATTTTTATCACGACCTTTAAAATTACTCGTACGGCCTCCCAGACAAATAACTTGAACTGATCAAATCTGAACGCGCCTATCTCAATAGTTCTTGGACCTTGTTTCACGGGTGAGAATCGTGTCCAAAGCACCGCCATCCAGAGATTTTTAAGCAGAAACGAGATAATAGCAAAGAGATATCGGATCACCGGATTTCGGGTTGATGTCCTGAGTTTGACCAGGTTACGCATCCGGTACGACGACTCGATCGCAAACCTGGATCGGTAGGTCTTATGAATCCGCTGGGGATCCCAGGATATACCATGTACCACATATCCAAGGTTCTCGACCCCATGTTTCCCTCGTTTTCCTTTAGCATACTTCACGTTTATTGTAATCTTCAGATGAAGCGAGGGTTTTCCACGCATAATATAATCTCCAAACCGTGATTTTGTTCCGTTCAGGAGTTTTTTCATTGCTCGACTGTGTTTTCTGACCGGGACGATGAATGGGATCTGAACGGTTGTCAGGAAGTCGATTACCTTTCGTGCGTAGAATTCCCGATCCAGACAGAGTGCCTGGATCCTCAGACCCGCTGTTGTGATTGCATCCAGACAGCGGGCGATATATGCGACCTTGGATGTACCCTGTGTCACAGGGTAGACCGCCAGGGTTATCTGGCGGTCCTGGGTGATCGCATAGATCGTAACGTAGAAATAGAACTTGTTCGTTGATTTCTTGAGCCGACTTCGAATGACATATCCCTCTTTTTCTGATGAAACCATCCCATAATACGGGTCATTGGTGTAATCAATGGCGAACGTGTATGCCTTTCCTGGTATCAGGACCGATGAGATTACATGAGTCAGAATCGTGGCATTCGCAGATTAGAGATAATCCATCCGGAGTTTGGAAAGATGATACCGAAGTGAGGTTTCACACGGACTCTTCTCCAGAAGCGAACTGATCGAATGGATTGACTGTCGCTCCACGGCCGTCCCAACGAGTGTACGATAGATAGTTCTTTGGGTCAGGGATCCATGAATCGGAATATTCACATGACCGCTTAGAGCGGCTACAGCCAGATCACAACTTTCTTTCGGACGAACGTAAGAAACATCAGTGCAGGGTCTGCTCCCGGTTTGTAGGACCATAGGGGGTAGCCTGCAAAGTATAAAGATCTTCCTATTTTATCGATAAATTAATGATCAACTGCATATTTGAACGCTTTACAAAATTAGCGAACTACTGGTTATGGAAAGGATCAACAAGGAATTTAAAAGGAGAAACAGAATTGTGGGTGCGTTCCCCAACGATGATTCACTCCTCAAGCTTGCAGGAGCGATCCTCATGGACATCAACAAAGAATGGGTGATTGGCAGGAAGTATTTGACAATGGAGGAGAGATGATCTTTCGCAGATATAGGGTTTGTTGAAATTACAGCACATATGGCACGTACCCAATCAGAGATGATATCATCACAGATTGGGGATGCCAGTCGACAGAGAACATCCTTATAAGGAAAAGAGACGATCGTCTGAATCATGAAAGGCCATAAGTTGATAAGAGATGTCAGAGTAAAGAGAATTAATGAGCCAAATTTATTGAGTTCTCCTCCTCATAAATGAACATATCTTCTATATTCACCCCAAAATATCGTGCAATTTTAAAGGCAAGATCGAGAGATGGAACATATTTTCCCTTTTCAATAGCAAGAATAGTCTGACGATTGACCCCAATAGCCACCCCAAGGTTTTCCTGCGTGAGATCGTTCATCGCCCGAAAAACCTTGATCTTATTCTTCATCAGTCTCCCAACCCCCATATTTCCGGGCATAGTATAACCTGAACCCGACATACAGAAAGATCATCAGAACGAGAAGCCAGAGTTGGAGATATCCAAGCATCCTGGGTGAAAATGGAATCAAGGCAGGTGGGGGAACGGAATGCGGAGCAAACGATGGAACATGAAATAAATCCATAATCCCACCGATCGAAACTGCACCGAAAACAACCCAGAACACCTGCATTGTCCGCCCCATTGCCTGCTCTGCAATTTTTATATCTCTTTCATCCTCAGTGAAATCAGTACACTTCACCTTCACATAATAGACAATGGCCACTGCCACAATGAATGATAACTCCATGAGCAGAGCCGTATTGTGCTCCACCGAGTACCAGAAGATGCCGACCAGGGCTATGGCGATAATCCCAAGTAAAAGATAGAATCCATTCTTCCTCATGGTGTACCTATGTATAGTATATTATACATTTTGTCGTATAAATATACCTAATGTGTCTTCCTAAATTTTTAACTGAAACCCTCCTCCGCTGCCAACCTATTGTGTTGTTGTACCATTCTGTCGACAGAGCACCGTTGAAAAGACTATAACGGTCACCACCATTGATACCCATGGATCAGAAAGCGGATTCTCCTCTGTTTCCACAAGAAAAAATGAAATTTCGTGTGTCGCTCCCTATTCAGAACAGGATCTCTTCTTTTGAAAATCTTACCTTTGGCATCGCCTTGTCAGCTGCATATCCAACCGGACAGAGCATGACCGGAACCAGTGGTGCCGGAATGTTCAGAATCCGTGAAAATTCAGCAGGATTAAAACCCCCCATTGGACATGAATCAAAACCAAGTGATTTAGCACCGTTTACTGCATTCCCCAGGGCAAGATAGGTCTGTGCCTGTGACCAGGCCAGTTGTTGCTCCCTGGTCATCGCACCAGCAGACTGAGACGCCATCCCTACGATCATCGTCTGTACCTCCTCCGGGATGTTGTTGTCTTTCAGCAGTTTCTCAAGTTTTTTTATCAGACCCGAATAATCCGGATCCGCGCAGAAAACAAGCAGGTGAGA is part of the Methanosphaerula palustris E1-9c genome and encodes:
- a CDS encoding transposase gives rise to the protein MLADAAYDSIAIRPTNRRRGIKTMIPVNRRNRRRSKGGRAYRFDPEIYRYRGAVERFFNWIKAFRKISPRYKRLEESFREPVIIACVLILWRVLG
- a CDS encoding helix-turn-helix transcriptional regulator; the protein is MKNKIKVFRAMNDLTQENLGVAIGVNRQTILAIEKGKYVPSLDLAFKIARYFGVNIEDMFIYEEENSINLAH
- a CDS encoding DUF2178 domain-containing protein gives rise to the protein MRKNGFYLLLGIIAIALVGIFWYSVEHNTALLMELSFIVAVAIVYYVKVKCTDFTEDERDIKIAEQAMGRTMQVFWVVFGAVSIGGIMDLFHVPSFAPHSVPPPALIPFSPRMLGYLQLWLLVLMIFLYVGFRLYYARKYGGWETDEE
- a CDS encoding nitroreductase family protein — encoded protein: MQFKDIVLERYATKKFDGKKIPDEKIDDLVELIRFAPSALNLQPWRIRIITDQNIKELLKPAAFNQEQITTCSHLLVFCADPDYSGLIKKLEKLLKDNNIPEEVQTMIVGMASQSAGAMTREQQLAWSQAQTYLALGNAVNGAKSLGFDSCPMGGFNPAEFSRILNIPAPLVPVMLCPVGYAADKAMPKVRFSKEEILF